Genomic DNA from Desulfuromonas versatilis:
GCTCGGTAAGATCAGCGCCTTCGCCAGCGTCTGCCTGGTGCAGTTTTCCCTGATGTTGGTGGTGGGCAAGCTGCTGCTGCCGCTGTTGGGGACCCCGCAGCTCGATCTGCAGGGCCGGCTGGCCGCCGCCTACCTGCTCGCCCTGTGCGCGGCCCTGGCCGCCACCGGCTTCGGGCTGCTGGTGGGAACCGCCGCCCGCAGTTACGAGCAGGCCTCCATGTTCGGCGCGGTTTCGGTGGTGGTGGCTGCCGCCCTGGGCGGGGTCATGGTCCCGGTCTACGTGATGCCCAAGGGGATGCAGGCGGTCAGCGCCTTCTCCCCCCTGGCCTGGGGGCTGGAGGGTTTTCTCGAAATATTCGTGCGCGGCGGCGGCCTGGCCGAGGTTGCCCCCAACGCGCTTTGTCTGTTGGCCTTTTTCGCCGTCACCCTGACCCTGGCCTTGACCCTGTTCCAGCGGGGCAACAGCCTGGGGCGCTAGCGGCGGAGTTTTTCCCAGGAGTAAATTGACGATGGCAGATGTCACCTCGCTCGAAACCGAACTTCAGGAACTGATTATCGACGCCTGCAACGTGCCCGACGCCCCCGAGGAGGTCGATCCCGAGGCCCCTCTGATCGGCCCGGACTCCCCGCTGGGGCTCGATTCTCTCGATGCGGTCGAGGTGGTGGTGGCGGTGCAGAAAAAATACGACGTGCGCATCGGCGGCCAGGACACCAGCCGCGAGGTGCTGCGCTCGCTGCGCACGTTGGCGGATTTTATTCGCCACGGCCAATCTTGAGGGGGCGACACTGGGAAGCCCCATTTTTCTACAATGTGAATGATGCAAACTGTTTCAAGGAGGGCTTTATGTTTCGTAAGGGTTTGTTTTTTATTGGCTTTGCAATGCTGGTGCTGGCCTCGGGATGTGCCTCGTCGGGGAAGATTTCCCAGAGCAAGATTCCGGTGGAGCGGGTGGCGGTTGTGGCCTTTGCAGTGAACAGTTATGGCCCTTTCGGGGTAAAACAGATCCCCGATGCGCTGATCAAAGACCAGGTAACATCGATGCTCAAACATACAGAGGATGAACTGGCAAAGCATTGGAGCGTTGTTCCAGCTAAATCTTTTGTCGATAGCTCCGAGTATCAGAAGCTGAGCATTGGGCAACTGAAATCCGGCCTGGTTGGACCGATTTTCGAGAATGGGGCCCTGCTAAGTTTCAGCAATAGCCGCAGAGATGTTATTAAAGGGGTTCTCGACCCCCAAATCGCCAAGGGGCTATGCAATCAGCTGGGAGTCGATGCCGTGATGTTGGTATATTCGGAATGGACTGTGAATACCGGGAAATTTATTCCGACCCAAAAAGCGCTGACCAAGAATTGTTTCGCCATGTATGACCGGGCCGGAAACAGGCTGTTTTTTGATCGCAAGGACGTGGCTGGGGAGGGTTTTATCGGCGGAATGTTCGCTGGGACCCATATCAATGAGGCAACCATAGAGAAATGGGTTGCAGCTTACAATCAGGCTGCTGGCCAGGTGATAACCAATCACAAATAAAAACTTTTTCAAATAAAAGCCCCCTTAAGAGAAGGGGTCAAAAAAAGCTGCTGTCTTTTAGACAGCAGCTTTTTTTTCCTCCGCAGCTGGGAACCTGGCGCACAAAAGTGACACCAAATCAAATGCGGAAGGCGTTATGTCGGCTAATTTGTAAAAAAAGGGTTTCGCTACCCCTGGTCGGGATTGTCCTTCTCCAACGGCGGGAACCGACGTCCCTTCACGGCGGTTTCCAATTCCTCCCGTGGGGAGCAGCTGAATTTCTTGTAGGCTTTATCCAGGTGATTCATCCAGTGCTTGAGCAGGCGCCCTCCGGAGCGGCTCAGGTATT
This window encodes:
- a CDS encoding phosphopantetheine-binding protein; the protein is MADVTSLETELQELIIDACNVPDAPEEVDPEAPLIGPDSPLGLDSLDAVEVVVAVQKKYDVRIGGQDTSREVLRSLRTLADFIRHGQS